The Clostridium sp. AWRP genome has a window encoding:
- a CDS encoding RnfABCDGE type electron transport complex subunit D: MAEAQIKKNIFTISSSPHVRCDESVSKIMWSVCLALTPAAIFGVFNFGIHALEVIITGIIAAVVTEYFVEKVRNKPITITDGSAFLTGLLLSMCLPPDIPPYMVAIGSFIAIAIAKHSMGGLGQNIFNPAHIGRAALMVSWPVAMTTWSKLSASGVDAVTTATPLGILKLQGYSKLLETFGGQGALYKAMFLGTRNGSIGETSTILLVLGGLYLIYKKYVNWQIPVVMIGTVGILTWAFGGTTGLFTGDPVFHMMAGGLVIGAFFMATDMVTIPMTIKGQVIFALGAGALTSLIRLKGGYPEGVCYSILLMNAVTPLIDKFTQPVKFGTRR; encoded by the coding sequence ATGGCGGAAGCACAGATAAAGAAAAATATTTTTACTATTTCGTCATCACCTCATGTTCGTTGTGATGAATCTGTTTCTAAGATAATGTGGAGTGTCTGTTTAGCACTAACTCCAGCTGCGATTTTTGGTGTATTTAATTTTGGCATTCATGCTTTAGAAGTAATTATAACAGGAATTATAGCTGCTGTAGTTACGGAGTACTTTGTAGAAAAAGTTAGAAATAAACCTATAACTATTACAGATGGAAGTGCTTTTTTAACAGGACTTTTACTTTCTATGTGTTTACCCCCTGATATTCCACCTTATATGGTAGCTATAGGATCCTTTATAGCAATAGCAATAGCTAAACATTCTATGGGAGGACTTGGTCAGAACATATTTAATCCAGCTCATATTGGAAGAGCTGCGCTAATGGTTTCCTGGCCTGTAGCAATGACAACATGGTCAAAATTAAGTGCCAGTGGTGTAGATGCTGTAACAACAGCAACTCCTCTTGGAATTTTAAAGCTTCAAGGTTATTCAAAATTGCTTGAGACTTTTGGAGGCCAGGGAGCACTTTATAAGGCAATGTTCTTAGGTACTAGAAATGGAAGTATAGGAGAGACTTCTACAATATTACTTGTTTTAGGTGGACTTTATCTAATATATAAAAAATATGTTAACTGGCAGATTCCAGTAGTAATGATTGGTACTGTAGGAATACTTACCTGGGCTTTTGGAGGAACTACGGGACTTTTTACAGGTGATCCTGTATTTCATATGATGGCAGGCGGACTTGTAATTGGAGCTTTCTTTATGGCTACTGATATGGTAACAATTCCTATGACTATTAAAGGGCAGGTTATTTTTGCATTAGGTGCAGGTGCGCTTACATCACTTATAAGATTAAAAGGTGGTTATCCAGAAGGCGTATGTTATTCAATATTACTTATGAATGCAGTTACCCCTTTAATAGATAAGTTTACACAGCCAGTTAAATTTGGGACAAGGAGGTAA
- a CDS encoding RnfABCDGE type electron transport complex subunit G: MAKDKDQNSIFAITKNLTITCFISGIIIAAVYYITSPVAARKQVQIQNDTMRVLVNNADKFSKVNGKKDWYAAQKGNKTIAYVVPAESKGYGGAIELLVAVTPEGKVIDFSIVSHNETPGLGANASKDSFRGQFKDKKADALTVVKDKSNTKNIQAMTGATITSKAVTKGVKEAVVQVTTFTGGK, translated from the coding sequence ATGGCTAAAGATAAAGATCAAAATAGTATTTTTGCAATTACTAAAAACTTAACCATTACATGTTTTATATCTGGAATTATAATAGCTGCGGTTTATTATATAACATCACCAGTAGCAGCACGAAAACAGGTTCAAATACAAAATGATACCATGAGAGTTTTAGTCAATAATGCTGATAAATTTAGTAAAGTAAATGGTAAAAAGGATTGGTATGCAGCTCAAAAGGGAAACAAGACTATTGCATATGTTGTACCTGCAGAAAGTAAAGGTTATGGTGGAGCTATAGAGTTATTGGTAGCTGTTACTCCAGAAGGAAAAGTAATAGATTTCAGTATTGTATCCCATAATGAAACTCCGGGACTTGGAGCAAATGCTTCAAAAGATTCTTTTAGGGGACAGTTTAAGGATAAAAAGGCAGATGCTTTAACGGTTGTAAAAGATAAGTCTAACACTAAAAACATTCAAGCCATGACAGGAGCTACAATTACGTCAAAAGCTGTAACTAAAGGAGTTAAAGAAGCTGTTGTACAAGTTACTACGTTTACGGGAGGTAAGTAA
- a CDS encoding electron transport complex subunit E translates to MKNLWNIFKKGLIAENPIFVLALSLCPALATTSTAINGFTMGICVLFVITSNNTVVSIIKNVVNPKVRVPVYITCIATIVTVVELVMQAYAPLLYKQLGIYLALVVVFAIILARAETFASKNPVVPSFFDGLGMGCGFTLALVIIGMIRELFGSGTIFGMHVFGASYNPALIMILPPGGFILIGYLVAIVKVYNQHMEKIKMQKLEKANGGEA, encoded by the coding sequence ATGAAGAATTTGTGGAATATATTTAAAAAAGGATTGATTGCAGAAAACCCCATATTCGTACTTGCACTTAGTTTGTGTCCAGCACTGGCAACTACAAGTACAGCTATAAACGGATTTACTATGGGTATTTGTGTTTTATTTGTTATAACTTCTAATAACACTGTGGTTTCTATAATTAAGAATGTTGTAAATCCTAAGGTACGTGTACCTGTATACATTACTTGTATAGCAACTATAGTTACAGTAGTGGAGCTTGTTATGCAGGCTTATGCGCCTCTATTATATAAACAATTGGGAATTTATTTAGCATTGGTAGTTGTATTTGCTATAATACTTGCCCGTGCAGAGACGTTTGCATCTAAAAATCCTGTAGTTCCTTCTTTCTTTGATGGACTTGGAATGGGATGTGGGTTTACTTTAGCACTTGTTATAATAGGAATGATACGTGAACTATTTGGATCAGGAACTATATTTGGTATGCATGTATTTGGGGCTTCATATAATCCAGCTTTGATTATGATACTTCCACCTGGAGGATTTATACTCATAGGATATTTAGTTGCTATAGTAAAAGTTTATAACCAACATATGGAGAAAATTAAAATGCAAAAATTAGAAAAAGCAAATGGAGGTGAAGCATAA
- a CDS encoding RnfABCDGE type electron transport complex subunit A: protein MASYLTLFISAVVVNNYVLTRFLGLCIFFGVSKNLNASVGMGMAVTSVITMSSILAWVVYHFVLIPFNLTFLKTVVFVLLIASFVQLLETIIKKQAPALYNMWGIYLLLIATNCIVLAVPILNADSNFNFLQSVVNAIGSGLGFAMAIILMASLREKLRLADVPKPLEGLGVAFILAGMLALAFLGFSGMISI from the coding sequence ATGGCATCTTACCTTACTCTTTTCATAAGTGCAGTAGTTGTAAATAACTATGTTTTAACAAGGTTTTTGGGACTTTGTATATTCTTTGGGGTTTCTAAAAATTTAAATGCATCTGTAGGTATGGGTATGGCTGTTACTTCTGTTATTACTATGAGTTCAATATTGGCCTGGGTAGTATATCATTTTGTACTTATACCATTTAATTTAACTTTCTTGAAGACAGTAGTTTTTGTACTTCTTATTGCCAGTTTTGTACAGCTTTTGGAGACTATTATTAAAAAGCAGGCACCAGCCCTATATAATATGTGGGGAATATACCTTCTTTTAATAGCTACAAACTGTATTGTACTTGCTGTACCTATATTAAATGCTGATTCTAACTTTAACTTTTTACAAAGTGTTGTTAATGCGATAGGATCTGGGCTGGGCTTTGCTATGGCTATAATTTTGATGGCAAGCCTTAGAGAAAAATTGAGATTAGCAGATGTACCTAAACCGTTAGAAGGTCTTGGAGTAGCTTTTATTTTAGCAGGAATGTTAGCCCTAGCTTTCCTTGGTTTTTCAGGTATGATTTCTATATAG
- the rnfB gene encoding RnfABCDGE type electron transport complex subunit B — protein sequence MNTVIMILVVMTVIGLIFGLVLAYVNKRFAMEANPLVELVEDVLPKGQCGGCGFAGCKAYAEAVVLDESVPPNLCVPGKASVAEQVAKLTGKSAPPIEPRVAYVRCGGDCTKAVKSFEYEGIHDCVAANLLEGGPKACKYGCLGFGTCVKSCPFGAMAMGSNGLPIIDTDICTGCGTCVSACPKQVLGFRPVGSKVMVNCNSKNKGGVVRKACSVGCLGCGLCAKNCTNDAIKVENNLAVVDQSICASCSEATCLAKCPTGAIKAIVSGTDLQQQSKNEAAANS from the coding sequence ATGAATACCGTAATTATGATTTTAGTTGTAATGACTGTTATAGGTCTTATATTTGGACTTGTTTTAGCCTATGTAAATAAAAGATTTGCAATGGAAGCTAACCCACTTGTAGAATTAGTAGAAGATGTACTTCCAAAAGGCCAATGTGGAGGATGTGGATTTGCAGGATGTAAAGCTTATGCAGAAGCTGTTGTTTTAGATGAGAGTGTACCTCCAAATCTTTGTGTACCTGGAAAAGCATCAGTTGCAGAACAGGTGGCAAAGTTAACTGGTAAATCTGCTCCACCTATTGAACCTAGAGTTGCATATGTGAGATGTGGCGGAGATTGTACAAAGGCAGTTAAAAGTTTTGAATATGAAGGTATACATGATTGTGTAGCTGCAAATTTGCTTGAAGGTGGACCTAAAGCTTGTAAATATGGATGTCTTGGATTTGGGACATGTGTAAAGAGCTGTCCTTTTGGAGCTATGGCAATGGGTTCAAATGGACTTCCAATAATTGATACAGATATATGTACAGGTTGTGGTACCTGTGTAAGTGCGTGTCCAAAACAGGTACTTGGATTTAGGCCTGTAGGTTCTAAAGTAATGGTTAATTGTAATTCTAAAAACAAAGGTGGAGTTGTACGTAAGGCATGCAGTGTAGGATGTCTTGGATGTGGATTGTGCGCTAAAAATTGTACAAATGATGCCATTAAAGTAGAGAACAATCTGGCAGTAGTAGACCAAAGTATTTGTGCATCATGCAGTGAAGCTACCTGTCTTGCTAAATGTCCTACAGGAGCTATTAAGGCTATTGTAAGCGGTACAGACTTACAACAGCAGAGCAAGAATGAAGCTGCTGCAAATTCATAA
- a CDS encoding Gx transporter family protein translates to MNKTRKMVFLSFLTSIALVIYIIEAQVPVLFPGIKLGLANTISLAALILIGWKEALLIMFLRTLLGSMFGGTMSTFMFSIAGGILSNIVMILLYKYFKDSLSLWTISICGAIFHNIGQLLVASIVIQDFRIYIYLPVLLISAIITGYFIGWCVKFLTNNLYKIPMFKELKNK, encoded by the coding sequence ATGAATAAAACAAGGAAAATGGTTTTTTTAAGCTTTCTAACAAGCATAGCTCTAGTCATATACATAATAGAAGCTCAAGTTCCAGTTTTATTTCCTGGAATAAAGTTAGGACTTGCAAATACAATTTCCCTAGCTGCACTTATACTTATAGGATGGAAAGAAGCCTTACTAATTATGTTTTTAAGGACGCTTCTAGGATCTATGTTCGGTGGGACAATGTCTACCTTTATGTTCAGCATAGCTGGAGGAATTTTAAGTAACATAGTTATGATTCTTCTATACAAATACTTTAAAGATTCTTTAAGTCTATGGACTATAAGCATATGCGGGGCAATATTTCACAATATAGGTCAACTTTTAGTAGCTTCTATAGTAATTCAAGATTTTAGGATATATATATATTTACCGGTACTTTTAATCTCTGCTATAATCACGGGATACTTTATAGGTTGGTGCGTCAAATTTCTAACTAATAACTTATATAAAATTCCTATGTTTAAAGAATTAAAAAACAAATAA
- a CDS encoding NusG domain II-containing protein: MKKGDKIAAILILILIIASCAGVFIYHSYVKGSHKIAVIKQDGKIINTIDLTKIKSTKELTVKYNKSHYNLIEIENGKIRIKDADCPDKICVKTGWISEPGQSIICLPHKLIIKIDGNNSKYDDISS, translated from the coding sequence ATGAAAAAAGGGGATAAGATTGCTGCAATATTAATTTTAATACTAATAATTGCAAGTTGTGCTGGAGTATTTATATACCATTCATATGTAAAGGGTTCACATAAAATAGCCGTAATAAAACAAGATGGTAAAATTATAAATACAATAGACTTAACTAAAATAAAAAGCACAAAAGAACTTACAGTAAAATACAATAAATCTCACTATAATTTGATAGAAATAGAAAATGGTAAAATACGCATAAAAGACGCAGATTGCCCTGATAAAATTTGTGTAAAAACCGGATGGATATCCGAACCAGGTCAAAGTATTATATGTCTTCCCCATAAATTAATAATTAAAATAGATGGGAATAATTCTAAATATGATGATATATCTAGTTAA
- a CDS encoding DUF4397 domain-containing protein, protein MFICPYYSYESFYRMPEIDPISYIRFLNASPNSPAVDVYLNDRRIFKNLTYKSFSDYVSVPSGVYNIKIFPSGNNLNPILDKRIPIPAGKIFTISSIGNYPNMDLLSIEDVRRPKIPGKSFIRFVHLSPDAPSVDIKLPNGNVLFSNVSYKGITKYLPVSPGKYTLEVFTSDSGKKVLYIPNIRIIPNRFYSVYAVGNVSRDPKLQVLIPLDGNSYLH, encoded by the coding sequence ATGTTTATTTGCCCTTATTACAGCTATGAAAGTTTTTACAGAATGCCCGAAATAGATCCTATTTCTTATATAAGGTTTTTAAATGCCAGTCCTAATTCTCCTGCAGTAGATGTGTATTTAAACGATAGACGTATCTTCAAAAATTTAACCTATAAATCTTTCTCTGATTATGTAAGTGTACCTTCAGGAGTGTACAACATAAAAATTTTCCCATCGGGAAATAATTTAAATCCCATTTTGGATAAAAGGATACCTATACCTGCTGGGAAAATATTTACTATATCTTCTATAGGCAATTATCCAAATATGGATTTACTATCTATAGAAGATGTAAGACGTCCTAAGATACCAGGTAAATCTTTTATAAGATTTGTTCATCTTTCCCCAGATGCACCCAGTGTGGATATAAAATTGCCTAATGGAAATGTATTATTTTCAAACGTATCCTATAAAGGAATTACTAAATATCTTCCTGTAAGTCCTGGCAAATACACATTAGAAGTATTTACCTCTGATTCTGGTAAAAAAGTTCTTTACATTCCAAATATCAGAATTATTCCAAACAGATTTTACAGTGTATATGCCGTAGGCAATGTATCACGTGATCCTAAACTTCAAGTTCTAATTCCTCTAGATGGCAACAGTTATTTACATTAA
- a CDS encoding DUF4883 family protein: MKKIFMFLSTLLIIIIAFSGCSYKLDNYMFSTKKPNNFYYTNLLAKNLTMSSSLKCIIEENNFHNEIELKDENITDIKNMLKYLNKTSFINKPKDLPQKTAYIIYFTFNKEKLVINVYNEKYLSIYPWDGNYPVDYVDMSKVPASLNLYYLGKYIFNEY, from the coding sequence ATGAAAAAAATTTTTATGTTTTTAAGTACACTTTTAATTATAATTATTGCATTCTCAGGATGCAGTTATAAATTAGATAATTATATGTTTTCTACAAAAAAACCTAACAACTTTTATTATACCAATTTACTTGCTAAAAATCTTACTATGTCCTCCTCTTTAAAATGCATTATAGAAGAAAATAATTTTCACAACGAAATCGAACTAAAAGATGAAAATATTACAGATATAAAAAACATGTTAAAGTATCTAAATAAGACCAGTTTTATAAATAAGCCAAAAGACCTTCCACAAAAAACTGCCTACATAATTTATTTTACTTTTAATAAAGAAAAACTGGTGATAAACGTATATAACGAAAAATATCTATCAATATATCCGTGGGACGGAAATTATCCTGTAGATTATGTAGATATGAGCAAAGTACCTGCTTCATTAAATTTATATTATTTGGGGAAATATATTTTCAATGAGTATTAA
- a CDS encoding Cof-type HAD-IIB family hydrolase → MNYKIIAMDMDGTLLNDDKSISKYNEEMIYKAMKSGVKVVISSGRLPVTLGFYIDTVFKNQPVICCNGAIVLDENKNIIKSNLLDKEAILKVIDILREKKDTYYHFYSDNILYSERVSHATRKFYKFNENMDRDFRLEIKIIKDSKEFIQNNGSCINKMVVIDKDIDYLNELREKINEVSKIDTTKSDIHNIEIISKGVSKGSGLKFLAEYYHISIDECIAVGNDENDESMIKEAGLGIAVANAREFLKKSADYVTEKDNNNGAIGEVIKKFI, encoded by the coding sequence ATGAATTATAAAATAATTGCAATGGATATGGATGGTACTCTTTTAAATGATGATAAATCTATATCGAAATATAATGAAGAAATGATATATAAAGCGATGAAATCAGGTGTTAAGGTGGTTATATCGTCTGGCAGACTTCCTGTAACATTAGGATTTTATATAGATACAGTATTTAAAAATCAGCCTGTAATATGCTGTAATGGGGCTATAGTACTGGATGAAAATAAAAATATTATAAAATCCAATTTATTAGACAAAGAAGCTATTTTAAAAGTTATAGACATTTTAAGAGAAAAAAAAGATACATATTATCATTTTTACAGTGATAATATACTATATAGTGAAAGAGTTAGTCATGCTACAAGAAAGTTTTATAAATTTAATGAGAATATGGATAGAGATTTTAGATTGGAAATAAAGATTATAAAAGATTCTAAAGAGTTTATACAAAATAATGGTTCGTGTATAAATAAAATGGTAGTAATAGATAAGGATATAGATTATTTAAATGAGTTGAGAGAAAAGATAAATGAGGTATCTAAAATTGATACTACAAAATCAGACATACATAACATTGAAATAATCAGTAAAGGCGTTTCTAAGGGGAGTGGATTGAAGTTTTTGGCGGAATATTACCACATATCTATAGATGAGTGTATAGCTGTGGGAAATGATGAAAATGATGAAAGTATGATAAAAGAAGCAGGTCTTGGAATTGCTGTGGCTAATGCCAGGGAATTTTTGAAAAAATCTGCAGATTATGTGACAGAAAAGGATAATAATAATGGAGCAATAGGGGAAGTTATAAAAAAATTTATCTGA
- a CDS encoding metal-sensitive transcriptional regulator — protein sequence MEEKKQIQTRLKKIEGQIKGIEKMIENDMCCKDVLIQIAAVRAAVNKVGGLMIQNYAKTCLFEEGDTRCKSEKIESLVSTLTMFLK from the coding sequence TTGGAAGAAAAAAAACAAATTCAAACTAGATTGAAAAAGATAGAGGGACAGATAAAGGGTATTGAGAAAATGATTGAAAATGATATGTGTTGTAAGGATGTTTTAATACAAATTGCAGCAGTGAGAGCAGCAGTAAACAAAGTGGGAGGGTTGATGATACAAAATTATGCAAAAACTTGTCTTTTTGAAGAAGGGGACACGAGATGTAAAAGTGAAAAAATAGAGTCCTTAGTATCAACCCTTACTATGTTTTTAAAATAG
- a CDS encoding threonine/serine exporter family protein, whose amino-acid sequence MITSIIINSVYTLIATLGFNILENVRGKNLIFTSLGGGLTWFVYLISSSHINFSSAVCFFIASVFASTYSEIMARILKTPVTTFVIGAIIPLVPGGGMYNTMLQSIQGNINASLSTGLKTLATAGTIAVGVFFVSSVFKASSLFKKKLFKNKKFKFHC is encoded by the coding sequence ATGATAACAAGTATAATAATAAATTCTGTATATACTTTAATTGCCACCCTTGGTTTTAATATATTAGAGAATGTACGAGGTAAAAACTTAATATTTACTTCTCTTGGAGGTGGATTAACCTGGTTTGTATATTTAATTAGTTCCTCCCACATAAATTTTTCAAGTGCAGTTTGCTTTTTCATAGCTTCAGTATTTGCATCTACTTATTCTGAAATAATGGCTCGTATACTAAAAACACCTGTAACAACTTTCGTCATAGGAGCAATTATTCCACTAGTACCTGGAGGAGGTATGTATAACACAATGCTTCAATCTATACAGGGAAATATAAATGCTTCCCTGTCAACCGGTCTTAAAACACTAGCTACTGCAGGAACTATAGCTGTAGGTGTATTTTTTGTATCCTCTGTCTTTAAAGCTTCTTCACTTTTTAAGAAGAAATTGTTTAAGAACAAAAAATTTAAATTCCATTGTTAA
- a CDS encoding threonine/serine exporter family protein: MDINRIINLAAYAGKIMLKSGAEIYRVEETITRICKSYNIYDVDAFVTLNVIIVSASDEYNQTISIVKRVKQRTLNLEKISQVNNISRHIKDQCYTLDSIENKLSKIDSVKPYPFRANVLFSGVAVSFLCLAYGGTIVDFIISFIIGCFISLISTGLNSLQTNEFFINIICGATATLIALMCTKLHIASHTNTIIISSIMLLVPGLAITNAIRDTISGDLISGISRGLEAFLVAVAIAAGTGVILRLWIILGGFKL; this comes from the coding sequence ATGGATATAAATAGAATAATAAATTTAGCTGCTTATGCGGGAAAAATAATGCTAAAAAGTGGAGCTGAAATATATAGGGTAGAAGAAACTATAACCAGAATATGTAAAAGTTATAACATATATGATGTAGATGCTTTTGTAACTTTAAATGTAATTATAGTTTCAGCATCAGATGAATATAATCAAACTATATCCATTGTAAAAAGAGTAAAACAAAGAACCTTAAACCTAGAAAAGATATCTCAAGTAAACAATATTTCCAGACATATTAAAGACCAATGCTATACTTTAGATTCAATTGAAAACAAGTTATCTAAAATAGATTCAGTGAAACCTTATCCTTTTAGAGCAAATGTTCTGTTCTCTGGAGTTGCCGTAAGTTTTCTTTGTTTAGCCTATGGAGGTACTATAGTAGATTTTATAATATCTTTTATTATAGGCTGCTTTATAAGCCTAATTTCTACAGGCCTTAATTCTCTTCAGACAAATGAATTTTTCATAAACATAATATGTGGAGCTACTGCTACCTTAATAGCACTTATGTGTACTAAACTTCATATAGCATCCCATACCAATACCATAATAATAAGTTCTATTATGCTATTAGTCCCTGGTCTTGCAATAACTAATGCTATAAGAGATACAATATCAGGAGATTTAATCTCGGGAATTTCAAGGGGACTAGAAGCCTTTTTAGTTGCAGTAGCAATTGCAGCAGGTACTGGTGTTATATTGCGATTGTGGATTATTTTAGGAGGGTTTAAATTATGA
- the glyA gene encoding serine hydroxymethyltransferase: MDFSSLKNGDNAVYEIIKEEYKRQEDGIELIASENFTSKAVMEAMGSFLTNKYAEGYPGKRYYGGCFVVDKVENLAKERMKELFGGEHFNVQPHSGSQANMAVYMSVLKPGDTVMGMNLSHGGHLTHGSKVSFSGKLYNFVSYGLSKETERIDYDMIRELALKHRPKMIVSGASAYSREIDFKIIKDICDEIGAYMMVDMAHIAGLVAAGKHMSPVPYADFVTTTTHKTLRGPRGGAIICKEKYGKDLDKTIFPGIQGGPLMHIIAAKAVCFGEALKTEYKEYIDQVIKNAKILGEELVKYGFRLVSGGTDNHLLLVDLTNKNITGKDTEEILEKVGITVNKNAVPFDKLGANITSGIRIGTPAATTRGFKEEEMKKIAYFINSAVENRDGDLSKIKEEVVELCHKFPLYSVNL; encoded by the coding sequence ATGGATTTTAGTAGCCTTAAAAATGGAGACAATGCTGTTTATGAAATAATCAAAGAAGAGTATAAAAGACAGGAAGATGGTATAGAACTTATTGCATCAGAAAATTTTACTAGTAAAGCTGTAATGGAAGCAATGGGTTCTTTTCTTACAAATAAATATGCTGAAGGGTATCCTGGAAAAAGATATTATGGAGGATGCTTTGTAGTCGATAAAGTTGAAAATTTAGCTAAAGAGAGAATGAAAGAACTATTTGGAGGAGAACACTTTAACGTTCAGCCTCATTCAGGGTCACAGGCTAACATGGCAGTTTACATGTCAGTTTTGAAACCAGGGGATACAGTTATGGGAATGAATTTAAGTCATGGGGGTCATTTAACTCATGGAAGTAAAGTTAGTTTTTCAGGAAAATTATATAATTTTGTTTCTTATGGGTTAAGCAAAGAAACAGAGAGAATTGACTATGATATGATAAGGGAACTGGCACTTAAACATAGACCTAAGATGATAGTTTCTGGAGCAAGTGCCTATTCAAGGGAAATAGATTTTAAGATAATAAAAGATATATGTGATGAAATTGGAGCTTATATGATGGTAGATATGGCTCATATTGCAGGATTAGTTGCAGCAGGAAAGCACATGTCGCCAGTACCTTATGCAGACTTTGTTACCACTACTACACATAAGACACTTAGAGGACCTAGGGGAGGAGCTATAATTTGCAAAGAGAAATATGGTAAAGATCTTGATAAAACTATATTTCCGGGCATACAAGGGGGACCTTTAATGCATATTATAGCAGCTAAAGCAGTTTGTTTTGGTGAAGCATTAAAAACTGAATATAAAGAATACATAGACCAGGTTATTAAAAATGCGAAAATTTTGGGAGAAGAACTTGTAAAATATGGATTCAGACTTGTAAGTGGTGGAACTGACAATCATCTTCTTTTAGTGGATCTCACCAATAAAAACATAACAGGAAAGGACACTGAGGAAATCCTAGAAAAAGTGGGCATAACAGTAAATAAAAATGCAGTTCCTTTTGATAAATTGGGGGCAAATATTACAAGTGGAATTAGGATAGGCACTCCGGCGGCAACTACAAGAGGCTTTAAAGAAGAGGAAATGAAGAAAATAGCTTATTTTATAAACAGTGCCGTAGAGAACAGAGATGGTGATCTTTCTAAAATTAAGGAAGAAGTAGTTGAACTATGTCATAAGTTTCCACTATATAGTGTAAATTTGTAA
- a CDS encoding amidohydrolase family protein, which yields MIIDSHEHVMLPTEKQIKIMDEAKVDLTILFATSIHPEDAKTTSEVKNGILALNNILSGNINSLESRKTINKELASVIKSNPERFKGFGSIPVGISEDETSHFIENQIVKNNFIGIGEFTLASGNINLLKNVFNSMNNFKPMPIWIHTFSPLTLSDIKGIANLAKTNPNIPVILGHMGGLNWLDTIEIAKEINNIYLDTSAVYATIALKLAVEELPERVLFSSDAPWGNPLASRTMIEAVIKDNGQKQLVLGENILSLM from the coding sequence ATGATTATAGACAGTCACGAACATGTAATGCTACCTACTGAAAAACAAATTAAAATAATGGACGAAGCAAAAGTTGATTTAACTATTTTATTTGCTACATCAATACACCCTGAAGATGCAAAAACAACATCTGAAGTTAAAAATGGCATATTAGCTTTAAACAATATCTTAAGTGGAAATATAAATTCTTTAGAATCAAGAAAAACCATAAATAAAGAATTAGCTTCAGTTATAAAAAGCAATCCTGAAAGATTCAAGGGCTTTGGAAGTATCCCAGTTGGTATTTCAGAAGATGAGACCAGCCATTTTATTGAAAATCAAATTGTAAAAAACAACTTTATAGGTATTGGTGAATTTACTCTTGCTTCTGGTAATATAAACTTACTTAAAAATGTATTCAACTCAATGAACAATTTTAAGCCAATGCCTATATGGATTCACACCTTTAGTCCTTTAACTTTAAGTGACATAAAAGGTATAGCAAATTTAGCTAAAACAAATCCAAATATACCTGTAATACTTGGCCATATGGGAGGACTCAATTGGCTTGATACTATTGAAATTGCCAAGGAAATAAATAATATATATTTAGATACATCTGCAGTTTATGCAACTATTGCATTAAAGTTAGCCGTGGAAGAACTTCCAGAAAGAGTTCTATTTAGTTCGGATGCTCCCTGGGGAAATCCTCTAGCATCAAGAACTATGATAGAAGCAGTAATTAAAGATAATGGTCAAAAACAATTAGTTCTAGGTGAAAATATATTAAGCCTTATGTGA